From the genome of Actinomycetota bacterium, one region includes:
- a CDS encoding P-loop NTPase, translating to MMLPLEAHGVKVISMGFFVPDEQPVIWRGPMLHKAIQQFLSDAYWGDVDFILADLPPGTGDVSISLAQFLPGADMLVVTTPQEAAQKVAARAGRMTEQVNLRIIGVVENMSYFVCPSCDAEHAIFGEGGGELLAETLDAELLGKIPLQETLRKGADGGVPVVVSEPDSPAGKALLDIARKIGKHGPSLVGKRLPLLGGMMGGGGQGNGGGHAGHNHGSHEGHNH from the coding sequence ATGATGCTGCCGCTCGAGGCGCACGGCGTGAAGGTCATCTCGATGGGCTTCTTCGTGCCCGACGAGCAGCCGGTGATCTGGCGCGGCCCGATGCTCCACAAGGCGATCCAGCAGTTCCTCTCCGACGCCTACTGGGGCGACGTGGACTTCATCCTCGCCGACCTGCCGCCGGGGACGGGCGACGTCTCGATCTCGCTCGCGCAGTTCCTGCCCGGCGCCGACATGCTCGTCGTCACCACGCCGCAAGAGGCCGCGCAGAAGGTTGCCGCGCGAGCCGGGCGCATGACCGAGCAGGTGAATCTGCGGATCATCGGCGTGGTCGAGAACATGAGCTACTTCGTGTGTCCCTCCTGCGACGCCGAGCACGCGATCTTCGGTGAGGGAGGCGGCGAGCTGCTCGCGGAGACGCTCGACGCCGAGTTGCTCGGCAAGATCCCGCTGCAGGAGACCCTACGCAAGGGCGCCGACGGCGGCGTTCCGGTCGTGGTGTCCGAGCCCGACTCCCCCGCCGGCAAGGCGCTGCTCGACATCGCCCGCAAGATCGGCAAGCACGGGCCGTCACTCGTCGGGAAGCGCCTGCCGCTCCTCGGCGGGATGATGGGCGGCGGCGGCCAAGGGAACGGCGGTGGCCACGCCGGTCACAACCACGGCAGCCACGAGGGTCACAACCACTAG
- a CDS encoding phosphatase PAP2 family protein has product MRLSRRPRITKPGIVRPMLRLAAVAALGAAARGRLAEQDETARSLISARRSETFDRTVPTLTDLGSTYAALGAAAALWAGGERKLARDVLGASMLAWGAAQVAKPLFSRPRPYDVGDVDLLVRRPAGQSYPSGHPAVAAAIVGVTRDEVSGPARPLLDRMPRFVAFSRVYVGAHYPTDVIGGLLLGRAVGDLWRRFSR; this is encoded by the coding sequence GTGAGGCTCAGCCGCCGACCCAGGATCACAAAGCCGGGCATCGTCCGGCCGATGCTGCGTCTGGCCGCGGTCGCCGCGCTCGGTGCAGCGGCCCGAGGCCGGCTCGCCGAACAGGATGAGACCGCGCGCTCGCTGATCTCGGCTCGCAGGAGCGAGACGTTCGACCGAACGGTTCCGACGCTCACCGATCTCGGCTCGACCTATGCCGCCCTCGGTGCAGCCGCGGCGCTCTGGGCCGGCGGGGAGCGGAAGCTCGCGCGCGACGTCCTCGGCGCGTCGATGCTCGCGTGGGGAGCCGCGCAGGTCGCCAAGCCGCTGTTCAGCCGACCGCGCCCGTACGACGTCGGCGACGTCGACCTGCTCGTCCGCCGCCCCGCCGGGCAGTCCTATCCGAGCGGCCACCCGGCCGTCGCGGCCGCGATCGTCGGCGTCACGCGTGACGAGGTGTCAGGGCCCGCGCGTCCGCTGCTCGATCGGATGCCGCGGTTCGTGGCGTTCAGTCGCGTGTACGTCGGCGCGCACTATCCGACGGACGTGATCGGAGGGTTGCTGCTCGGCCGGGCCGTGGGAGATCTGTGGAGGCGCTTCTCCCGCTAG
- a CDS encoding twin-arginine translocase TatA/TatE family subunit encodes MGFGNIGIGELMMIFLVIMVVFGPKRMPGIARDMGKFLRDFRRETNAAIKELKDGIEPINVGIFDEPDASSTKVAGDGAAAPLPGVAAAGGAGVITAPAEPLPNGSRKQAAVRKKAAGARKPAKASSSTTARRTTPASGAARKSSSAATPKHRPAQKAPRGKSSSSARSRTSRKR; translated from the coding sequence ATGGGTTTCGGCAACATAGGCATCGGCGAGCTGATGATGATCTTCCTCGTCATCATGGTTGTCTTCGGCCCGAAGCGCATGCCGGGGATCGCTCGCGACATGGGCAAGTTCCTGCGCGACTTCCGGCGCGAGACCAACGCGGCCATCAAGGAGCTCAAGGACGGCATCGAGCCGATCAACGTCGGCATCTTCGACGAGCCCGACGCGTCGAGCACCAAGGTCGCCGGCGACGGCGCGGCCGCCCCGCTTCCCGGGGTCGCCGCGGCCGGGGGAGCGGGCGTGATCACCGCCCCGGCGGAACCACTTCCCAACGGATCTCGAAAGCAGGCGGCGGTTCGAAAGAAGGCCGCCGGTGCGCGCAAACCGGCGAAGGCATCGTCGTCGACGACCGCTCGCCGCACGACACCGGCGTCCGGCGCCGCGCGCAAGTCCTCGTCGGCCGCGACGCCCAAGCATCGTCCGGCTCAGAAGGCGCCGAGAGGGAAGAGCAGCTCTTCGGCCCGGTCACGTACCTCGCGCAAGCGGTGA
- a CDS encoding trypsin-like peptidase domain-containing protein, protein MTEHEPSKTWEKIMEENAVTATREHPAHPFEQTHETGPSWPFDAPPPPPPPSSPPRRWGRSFMAPLLAGLLGAVVGTGATFVALEDDTSSPLPGKVVIQASGGTLESVAAVARAVLPSIVRIDVDAGVETGTGSGVIYREDGYIITNNHVVDDARSITVTLSNGEELDARVVGTAAPQVDIAVLKVDRGGLPAATLGSTHELEVGDLAVALGSPFGLQSTVTAGVVSALHRNITFDRNTRFSDAIQTDAPINPGNSGGGLANSDGEVVGINTAIVPGAGGNVGVGFAIPIEIAKRVADQIIQTGRAELPFLGISGQNLPDDRGARVGDVVSGGPAERAGLRTGDIIVELDGQTIRSMDELISTLIQKEVGQTVRITYERDGNRRTAEARLAARPEGS, encoded by the coding sequence ATGACGGAACACGAGCCTTCGAAGACCTGGGAGAAGATCATGGAGGAGAACGCCGTCACCGCGACGCGTGAGCACCCGGCCCACCCATTCGAGCAAACGCACGAGACCGGACCCTCCTGGCCGTTCGATGCGCCGCCTCCACCGCCGCCGCCTTCTTCTCCCCCTCGGCGGTGGGGGCGCTCTTTCATGGCCCCGCTGCTCGCCGGGCTTCTCGGCGCCGTCGTCGGCACCGGCGCGACCTTCGTCGCACTCGAGGACGACACGTCCTCGCCGCTGCCCGGCAAAGTCGTGATCCAGGCGAGCGGCGGCACGCTCGAGTCGGTGGCGGCCGTCGCCAGAGCCGTGCTGCCGAGCATCGTTCGGATCGACGTCGACGCCGGTGTCGAAACCGGCACGGGCTCCGGGGTCATCTATCGCGAGGACGGTTACATCATCACGAACAACCACGTCGTCGATGACGCGCGGAGCATCACCGTCACGCTCTCGAACGGCGAGGAGCTCGACGCGCGGGTGGTCGGCACGGCCGCGCCGCAGGTCGACATCGCGGTCCTCAAAGTCGACCGGGGTGGTCTCCCCGCGGCGACGCTGGGCTCGACGCACGAGCTCGAGGTCGGCGATCTCGCCGTCGCGCTCGGCAGCCCGTTCGGTCTCCAGAGCACCGTGACTGCAGGCGTGGTCAGCGCGCTACACCGGAACATAACCTTCGATCGGAACACCCGGTTCTCCGACGCCATCCAGACCGACGCCCCGATCAACCCGGGCAACTCCGGGGGCGGGCTGGCCAACAGCGACGGCGAGGTCGTCGGGATCAACACCGCGATCGTCCCCGGCGCCGGCGGGAACGTCGGCGTGGGCTTCGCGATCCCCATCGAGATCGCCAAGCGGGTGGCCGATCAGATCATCCAGACCGGCCGGGCCGAGCTGCCCTTCCTAGGGATTTCGGGGCAAAACCTCCCCGACGACCGGGGTGCGCGGGTGGGAGACGTTGTTTCGGGCGGACCTGCCGAACGCGCCGGTCTCCGAACCGGCGATATCATCGTTGAGCTGGACGGTCAGACGATCCGCTCGATGGACGAGCTCATCTCCACGCTCATCCAGAAGGAGGTCGGCCAGACCGTCCGAATCACGTATGAGCGGGACGGCAACCGTCGCACCGCCGAAGCCCGCCTCGCCGCCCGGCCCGAGGGCAGCTAA
- a CDS encoding LapA family protein: MDEQKPPQEHRQEGITAAEVRWIIGGILAILFGIFIAQNADPVRVQVVFFTAEVRLIWVFLICAALGAVIDRLLQRRGVLPSTGRRQRKEARQRDQKAQ, encoded by the coding sequence ATGGATGAGCAGAAGCCGCCCCAAGAGCATCGGCAGGAAGGCATCACCGCCGCAGAGGTGCGATGGATCATCGGCGGGATCCTCGCGATCTTGTTCGGGATCTTCATCGCGCAGAACGCCGATCCCGTGCGCGTACAGGTCGTGTTCTTCACCGCCGAGGTTCGCTTGATCTGGGTGTTCTTGATCTGCGCCGCGTTGGGCGCGGTGATCGACCGGCTGCTGCAACGCCGCGGCGTCCTTCCCTCGACGGGACGACGTCAGCGCAAGGAAGCGCGACAGCGCGACCAGAAGGCTCAGTAG
- a CDS encoding hotdog domain-containing protein, protein MHAPLIVAGLRGEARRVVATEHTAEALGSGDVPVLGTPAVLALIEEAAVNAIRDQLPDGATSVGVWVRLDHLAPSKVGAEVVAAAELVAVENRLLDFVCQASDGDRVVAKAEHRRVLVVRDRWLAKL, encoded by the coding sequence GTGCACGCGCCCCTGATCGTCGCCGGCTTGCGCGGCGAAGCCCGCCGCGTCGTCGCCACCGAGCACACCGCCGAGGCTTTGGGCTCAGGCGACGTTCCGGTCCTCGGAACCCCGGCCGTGCTGGCGCTGATCGAGGAAGCCGCGGTCAACGCGATCCGCGACCAGCTGCCCGACGGCGCGACGAGCGTGGGCGTTTGGGTGAGGCTCGATCACCTCGCCCCGTCCAAGGTCGGAGCCGAGGTCGTAGCGGCCGCGGAGCTGGTCGCCGTCGAGAACCGCCTCCTCGACTTCGTGTGCCAAGCCAGCGACGGCGATCGGGTCGTCGCGAAGGCTGAGCACCGCCGCGTCCTGGTGGTCCGCGACCGCTGGCTGGCGAAGCTCTGA
- a CDS encoding Rieske 2Fe-2S domain-containing protein: MAEFVPVASVDDVPPGSGKVVQAGARLLALFNVDGRFYALDNTCLHRGGPVGDGDLEGTIVTCPWHGFQYDVTTGRNLFDPEVGLETFPVRVADGQVQVAV, translated from the coding sequence ATGGCCGAGTTCGTTCCGGTCGCTTCGGTCGACGACGTCCCGCCGGGATCGGGGAAGGTCGTCCAGGCCGGCGCCCGACTCCTTGCGCTGTTCAACGTCGACGGACGGTTCTACGCGCTCGACAACACCTGCCTGCACCGCGGCGGGCCGGTCGGCGATGGCGACCTCGAAGGAACGATCGTCACGTGCCCATGGCACGGGTTCCAGTACGACGTCACCACAGGGCGCAACCTCTTCGATCCCGAGGTCGGGCTCGAAACGTTCCCCGTCCGCGTCGCAGACGGACAGGTTCAGGTCGCCGTCTGA
- a CDS encoding leucyl aminopeptidase — translation MPAFRIGREKPASIACDVLAVPVYKGGEAGPGGAEVEKKLGATFKELLDAARLKGEPGDALNLPTLGKLPAKHVLLVGVGGKGSGADAARKAGATVARRTGSAAKVATTVPQALKGKAPDVAGAFVEGFLLAAYRFDRYKNGDGRKSKTKEVRLLAGRGWDARAVGRVVDRASVVAEATMLARDLTNTPAGDFYPESFAQEARRIAKGLPLSVRVLTEKELRAGKYGGILGVGQGSDKPPRLVEIRYKPAGSKRHVALVGKGVTFDSGGINLKTDGLDWMKMDMAGGAAVLGAMLAIGRLKPKVAVTGLICTAENMPSGGALRPGDVITMKGGKTVEIGNTDAEGRLVMADGIVHARDAKADVVIDIATLTGACMIALGDKAFGVMGNSQTDVDAMLRAADEAGERAWQLPLYDDYRRKIDSDIADIRNIGDRYGGAITAGLFLKEFAGDTPWMHLDIAGPARSTSDEFDTPKGATGVGVRTLVRYVESQ, via the coding sequence ATGCCCGCATTCCGTATCGGTCGTGAGAAGCCCGCAAGCATCGCCTGCGACGTGCTCGCCGTCCCCGTCTACAAAGGCGGAGAGGCCGGGCCCGGCGGAGCCGAGGTGGAGAAGAAGCTCGGCGCAACGTTCAAGGAGCTGCTCGACGCTGCGCGCCTGAAGGGTGAGCCCGGCGACGCGCTCAACCTGCCGACGCTGGGGAAGCTTCCCGCGAAACACGTGCTCCTCGTCGGTGTGGGAGGGAAGGGATCGGGTGCCGACGCGGCACGGAAAGCGGGGGCGACGGTCGCCCGGCGGACCGGGTCGGCCGCCAAGGTGGCTACCACCGTGCCGCAGGCATTGAAGGGGAAGGCGCCGGACGTCGCCGGGGCGTTCGTCGAGGGTTTCCTCCTGGCCGCGTACCGGTTCGATCGCTACAAGAACGGCGACGGCCGCAAGTCCAAGACCAAAGAAGTACGTCTGCTCGCCGGACGCGGCTGGGACGCGCGCGCCGTTGGTCGCGTCGTCGACCGCGCGAGCGTGGTCGCTGAGGCGACGATGCTGGCGCGCGACCTGACCAACACGCCGGCCGGCGACTTCTACCCCGAGTCGTTCGCGCAGGAGGCCCGGCGCATCGCCAAGGGCTTGCCGCTGAGCGTGCGGGTGCTGACCGAGAAGGAGCTCCGCGCCGGGAAGTACGGCGGGATCCTCGGCGTCGGTCAGGGAAGCGACAAGCCGCCGCGGCTCGTCGAGATCCGTTACAAGCCGGCGGGGTCGAAGCGTCATGTGGCGCTGGTGGGGAAGGGCGTCACGTTCGACTCGGGCGGTATCAATCTGAAGACGGACGGTCTGGACTGGATGAAGATGGACATGGCCGGCGGCGCGGCCGTGCTCGGCGCGATGCTCGCGATCGGCCGGCTCAAGCCGAAGGTCGCCGTGACGGGCCTGATCTGCACGGCCGAGAACATGCCGAGCGGCGGGGCGCTCCGTCCGGGCGACGTGATCACTATGAAGGGCGGCAAGACCGTCGAGATCGGTAACACCGACGCGGAAGGGCGCCTCGTGATGGCCGACGGGATCGTGCACGCGCGCGACGCGAAGGCCGACGTCGTGATCGACATCGCGACGCTCACCGGCGCCTGCATGATCGCGCTCGGCGACAAGGCGTTCGGTGTGATGGGCAACTCGCAGACGGACGTGGACGCGATGTTGCGCGCGGCGGACGAAGCGGGCGAGCGTGCGTGGCAGCTTCCGCTCTACGACGACTACCGCCGCAAGATCGACTCCGACATCGCCGACATCCGCAACATCGGCGACCGCTACGGTGGCGCGATCACGGCCGGGCTCTTCCTGAAGGAGTTCGCCGGCGACACGCCGTGGATGCACCTCGACATCGCGGGCCCCGCGCGGAGCACGTCCGACGAGTTCGATACGCCGAAGGGCGCGACCGGCGTCGGCGTGCGGACCCTCGTGCGCTACGTCGAGTCGCAGTAG
- a CDS encoding cytosine permease, with protein sequence MAQITGALERAETLPDWGIEPVPPEHRALSGVDVGALWGNLGISILLPVVGAFLVPALSFRQAILAIVVGAVIGNFMLAAAGRIGAETGAPTMVTYRGPLGIRGSYLPTFFNVMQNIGWGAFELYIISVVMAGLLDRYTGWGLRPLWVVVFAAVCILMAVGGPIAVVRRWIRRYAVWIVLGSSAYLTIYMLTTYDLGAFWNAPAKGGFPNFWQGVDLVISLPVSWVPLVADYTRFARTGRGAFWGAGIGYFIANVWFYMIGVLLLLGTPGADPLDPAGFTAALFAIPVGWLAMLILAVDETDEAFANIYSGSVSVQNVFPRWSQRGLSVAIGLTCAALALIVDLVSYENFLLLLGALFVPLFGVLFADYYLLRRGRYTADRLYGPGARGVRPAAIVAWVVGFFAYNWINPGTVTWWTSAMEGVLGWLPAPPSWAGASLASFAIALVLTLALVPATERLRATSG encoded by the coding sequence ATGGCACAGATCACCGGCGCACTCGAGCGCGCCGAGACCCTTCCCGATTGGGGCATCGAACCCGTCCCACCCGAGCACCGTGCGCTTTCAGGCGTCGACGTCGGCGCCCTCTGGGGGAACCTTGGGATCTCGATCCTGCTGCCGGTCGTCGGTGCGTTCCTGGTGCCCGCGCTCTCGTTCCGCCAGGCGATCCTGGCGATCGTCGTCGGCGCGGTGATCGGGAATTTCATGCTCGCGGCGGCCGGCCGGATCGGCGCGGAGACCGGCGCGCCCACGATGGTGACCTACCGCGGGCCGCTCGGCATCCGCGGGTCGTACTTGCCGACCTTCTTCAACGTGATGCAGAACATCGGCTGGGGCGCGTTCGAGCTCTACATCATCTCGGTGGTGATGGCCGGCCTGCTGGACCGCTACACCGGCTGGGGATTGCGCCCGCTGTGGGTCGTCGTGTTCGCCGCAGTGTGCATCCTCATGGCCGTCGGCGGGCCCATCGCCGTGGTGCGCAGGTGGATCCGGCGGTACGCGGTGTGGATCGTGCTGGGCTCGAGCGCCTACCTCACGATCTACATGCTGACGACCTACGATCTCGGAGCGTTCTGGAACGCGCCGGCGAAGGGCGGCTTCCCGAACTTCTGGCAGGGCGTCGACCTCGTGATCTCGCTGCCGGTGTCGTGGGTGCCGCTCGTCGCCGACTACACGCGGTTCGCGCGCACGGGGCGCGGCGCGTTCTGGGGCGCGGGTATCGGCTACTTCATCGCGAACGTGTGGTTCTACATGATCGGGGTGCTGCTGCTCCTCGGGACGCCGGGGGCCGATCCACTCGACCCCGCCGGCTTCACCGCCGCGCTGTTCGCGATCCCGGTTGGGTGGCTGGCGATGCTCATCCTCGCCGTCGACGAGACCGACGAAGCGTTCGCCAACATCTACTCGGGGTCGGTCAGCGTGCAGAACGTGTTCCCGCGCTGGTCCCAGCGCGGGCTCTCGGTCGCGATCGGGCTCACCTGCGCCGCCCTTGCGCTCATCGTGGATCTGGTCAGCTACGAGAACTTCTTGCTCCTGCTCGGCGCGCTCTTCGTGCCGCTCTTTGGCGTACTGTTCGCCGACTACTACCTGCTGCGACGGGGACGCTATACAGCGGATCGGCTGTACGGTCCGGGGGCGAGAGGGGTCCGGCCGGCGGCGATCGTCGCATGGGTCGTCGGGTTCTTCGCCTACAACTGGATCAACCCCGGAACCGTCACGTGGTGGACATCCGCGATGGAGGGCGTCCTCGGATGGCTGCCGGCGCCGCCATCGTGGGCCGGCGCCTCGCTCGCGTCGTTCGCGATCGCGCTCGTCCTGACCCTCGCGCTCGTCCCCGCGACCGAGCGTCTTCGCGCGACCTCCGGGTGA
- a CDS encoding EthD family reductase produces the protein MTVFYRPPDDPATFEKRYIEEHIPMVRGYSNIEKVAAYKVTRTLQGDFPYAYVFSGTWADKDGWKADMNSEAAKNATEHAKSFAPPFDVVVLEELG, from the coding sequence ATGACCGTCTTCTACCGGCCACCGGACGACCCGGCCACGTTCGAGAAGCGCTACATCGAGGAACACATCCCGATGGTGCGCGGCTACTCCAATATCGAGAAGGTCGCCGCGTACAAGGTCACGCGCACCCTGCAAGGCGATTTCCCGTACGCGTACGTCTTCAGCGGAACGTGGGCGGACAAGGACGGCTGGAAGGCCGACATGAATTCCGAGGCCGCGAAGAACGCCACCGAGCACGCGAAGAGCTTCGCGCCCCCCTTCGACGTCGTCGTGTTGGAGGAGCTGGGCTGA
- a CDS encoding enoyl-CoA hydratase-related protein — MRYETVIYESSGGVATVTLNRPDNLNALDSTLVEELQKVLAEAAGNSDVRCVVLTGAGRGFCAGADLAQLEDAYNAGEPPALGDMLRARYHPVILPIVNMEKPVVASVNGVAAGAGASLALACDFRIASDRAKFFQAFVKVGLVPDSGSTYFLPRLVGIAKATELAMLGDIIDANEALRIGMVTRVVPADDLVSETRVFAERLASGPTRAYALAKKALRFGVVMDLENSLEYEADLQNQVALTADHLEGVKAFMEKREPKFEGR; from the coding sequence ATGAGGTACGAAACCGTCATCTACGAGTCATCCGGCGGGGTCGCGACCGTCACGCTGAACCGTCCCGACAACTTGAACGCGCTCGACAGCACCCTCGTCGAGGAGTTGCAGAAAGTTCTCGCCGAGGCGGCCGGCAACTCGGATGTTCGCTGCGTCGTGCTCACCGGCGCGGGTCGCGGCTTCTGCGCCGGAGCCGACCTCGCGCAGCTCGAGGACGCGTACAACGCCGGTGAGCCGCCGGCGCTCGGCGACATGCTGCGGGCGCGATACCACCCGGTGATCCTGCCGATCGTGAACATGGAGAAGCCGGTCGTCGCGTCGGTGAACGGCGTCGCGGCCGGCGCCGGAGCGTCGCTGGCGCTGGCGTGCGACTTCCGGATCGCCAGCGACAGGGCCAAGTTCTTCCAGGCATTCGTCAAGGTAGGTCTCGTGCCGGACTCGGGCTCGACGTATTTCCTGCCTCGTCTGGTCGGGATCGCGAAGGCGACGGAGCTCGCGATGCTCGGCGACATCATCGACGCGAACGAAGCGCTGCGGATCGGGATGGTAACGAGAGTGGTTCCGGCGGACGATCTCGTGAGCGAGACCCGCGTGTTCGCCGAGCGGCTCGCGTCGGGCCCGACCCGCGCCTACGCGCTCGCGAAGAAGGCGTTGCGGTTCGGGGTCGTCATGGATCTCGAGAACTCGCTCGAGTACGAGGCAGATCTGCAGAACCAGGTTGCATTGACGGCAGACCATCTCGAGGGAGTGAAGGCCTTCATGGAGAAGCGCGAACCCAAATTCGAGGGAAGGTAG
- a CDS encoding VOC family protein produces MPETEGVNHIALTVTDLDESVAWYKALFDAVVLWEEHDDPAHEFVLLFSPPLAIGLHRHKATPAGDVFAEARVGLDHIGWQVPNRDALTDWEKKLDELGIAHSPITDAPYGTVLVFRDPDNIQLEFFALPG; encoded by the coding sequence ATGCCGGAAACCGAAGGCGTCAATCACATCGCGCTCACGGTTACGGATCTCGACGAGAGCGTTGCTTGGTACAAGGCCCTGTTCGACGCGGTCGTGCTGTGGGAGGAACACGACGACCCGGCACACGAGTTCGTGCTCCTCTTCTCACCGCCGCTCGCGATCGGCCTTCACCGGCACAAAGCCACACCGGCGGGGGACGTCTTCGCCGAGGCCCGCGTCGGCCTCGACCACATCGGATGGCAGGTTCCCAATCGGGACGCGCTGACGGATTGGGAGAAGAAGCTCGACGAGCTCGGTATCGCGCACTCGCCGATCACCGACGCGCCCTACGGCACCGTGCTGGTCTTCCGCGATCCCGACAACATCCAGCTCGAGTTCTTCGCCCTCCCGGGCTGA
- the paaA gene encoding 1,2-phenylacetyl-CoA epoxidase subunit PaaA, producing the protein MTYEERTAEFKARIDAGQKIEATDWMPDSYRQAALKFIEMHANSEIMGALPEREWIPRAPTLRRKLSLTAKVQDEVGHAQILYRIAEDLGKSREAMFDDLVNGRTKFHNVFHYPTSSWGDVAVIGWLIDGAALVTQHALLGCSYAPYIRAMRRICAEESLHLRHGEDMTLELCSGTDAQREMFQDAVNRWWRPIMHFFGPPSNPAKDVLLYWGIKTRSNEDLRQEFFTTYVPKLWDLGITVPDPELRFDEPKGEWEWGDPGWDDFWQVVKGNGPMTQTRLAWRKAMWDSHAWMRDVFAGIRRVA; encoded by the coding sequence GTGACCTACGAGGAGCGGACGGCCGAGTTCAAGGCCCGGATCGACGCCGGCCAGAAGATCGAGGCGACCGATTGGATGCCCGATTCCTACCGCCAGGCGGCCCTCAAGTTCATCGAGATGCACGCCAACTCAGAGATCATGGGCGCGCTGCCAGAACGCGAGTGGATCCCTCGCGCCCCGACGCTCCGCCGCAAGCTCTCACTCACGGCCAAGGTCCAAGACGAGGTGGGGCACGCGCAGATCCTCTACCGGATCGCGGAGGACCTCGGGAAGAGCCGCGAGGCGATGTTCGACGACCTCGTGAACGGCCGCACGAAGTTCCACAACGTCTTCCACTACCCCACCTCCTCGTGGGGCGACGTCGCGGTGATCGGGTGGCTGATCGACGGCGCGGCGCTCGTGACGCAGCACGCGCTGCTCGGCTGCTCGTACGCCCCGTACATCCGGGCGATGCGCCGCATCTGCGCGGAGGAGTCGCTGCATCTCCGCCACGGCGAGGACATGACGCTCGAGCTTTGCTCGGGAACCGATGCCCAGCGGGAGATGTTCCAGGACGCGGTGAACAGGTGGTGGCGGCCGATCATGCACTTCTTCGGGCCGCCCTCGAACCCGGCGAAGGACGTGCTCCTCTACTGGGGCATAAAGACCCGGTCGAACGAGGATCTGCGGCAGGAGTTCTTCACGACCTACGTGCCGAAACTATGGGATCTCGGGATCACGGTTCCCGACCCCGAGCTGCGCTTCGACGAGCCCAAGGGCGAGTGGGAGTGGGGCGACCCCGGCTGGGACGACTTCTGGCAGGTCGTCAAGGGCAACGGCCCGATGACGCAGACGCGGCTCGCGTGGCGCAAGGCGATGTGGGACTCGCACGCGTGGATGCGCGACGTGTTCGCCGGGATCCGGCGGGTCGCGTAA
- the paaC gene encoding 1,2-phenylacetyl-CoA epoxidase subunit PaaC, with protein MSDPRLGLLLALADDELVMGHRLSEWTGWVPYVEEDLAMSSIAQDEMGHARALYEIASTIDGRDVDALALGREQPDYLHAVICERPNRDYAYTAARHYLYDTADAVRVETLLDSTFKELAELLRVLRLEERYHLEHARVWFERLATGPVEARQRFSEAMSQAFPEAMALFEPLPGEEALLSDGTLPRSGEDMLAGWLETLGADLESVGLDAVLESGAEPTVGEMVPTSSGATELTEDPGRALEVPGLERRDGRWVHAGEFSGAGGRHGRHSDDFAPLWEEMTGLYRAHQGAMW; from the coding sequence ATGAGCGATCCGCGCCTCGGACTTCTCCTCGCGCTCGCCGACGACGAGCTCGTAATGGGCCACCGGCTCTCCGAGTGGACCGGCTGGGTGCCGTACGTCGAGGAAGACCTCGCGATGTCCTCGATCGCGCAGGACGAGATGGGGCACGCCCGGGCGCTCTACGAGATCGCCTCCACGATCGACGGCCGCGACGTGGATGCGCTGGCGCTCGGTCGCGAGCAACCGGATTACCTCCACGCGGTGATCTGCGAGCGGCCGAACCGCGATTACGCGTACACCGCCGCGCGGCACTACCTCTACGACACCGCCGACGCGGTCCGGGTCGAGACCCTGCTCGATTCGACGTTCAAGGAGCTCGCCGAGCTGTTGCGCGTCCTCCGTCTGGAAGAGCGCTATCACCTCGAGCACGCGCGGGTCTGGTTCGAGCGCCTGGCTACCGGGCCCGTCGAGGCCCGGCAGCGCTTCTCGGAAGCGATGTCGCAAGCGTTCCCGGAGGCGATGGCCCTCTTCGAGCCGCTCCCCGGCGAGGAAGCGCTTCTGAGCGACGGAACGCTCCCCCGCTCCGGCGAGGACATGCTCGCCGGCTGGCTCGAGACGTTGGGCGCGGATCTGGAAAGCGTCGGGCTGGACGCGGTCCTCGAATCGGGGGCCGAGCCTACCGTCGGGGAGATGGTGCCCACCTCGTCCGGCGCGACCGAGCTGACCGAGGATCCGGGGCGCGCGCTGGAAGTGCCGGGCTTGGAGCGGCGCGACGGCCGCTGGGTGCACGCCGGCGAATTCTCCGGAGCCGGCGGCCGGCATGGGCGCCACTCGGACGACTTCGCGCCGCTCTGGGAGGAGATGACGGGTCTGTATCGCGCGCATCAGGGGGCGATGTGGTGA